A section of the Clostridium sp. TW13 genome encodes:
- a CDS encoding 50S ribosomal protein L7ae — MTSKKRIIFITMTIMIISLLSGCSNKAMNKIYDDNSKIASAYDTFGLSHSKETIEPGIYKARFKLSGSGTIWTYESDSDIDLKVPYILSVKSGKAKIVLISPDNTVVTLVENTNKATMNETTSFTVPIKKGNNRIKIVGCEKADIDIELHIEQGTFKEINEKIDSLPN, encoded by the coding sequence ATGACATCTAAAAAAAGAATAATATTTATAACTATGACAATTATGATAATTAGTTTGTTGAGTGGATGTAGCAATAAGGCTATGAATAAGATTTATGATGATAATAGTAAAATTGCAAGTGCATATGATACTTTTGGATTATCTCATAGTAAGGAAACAATAGAACCTGGAATATATAAAGCAAGGTTTAAATTAAGTGGAAGTGGAACTATTTGGACATATGAAAGTGATTCGGATATTGATTTAAAAGTTCCATATATCTTATCAGTAAAAAGTGGAAAGGCAAAAATCGTTTTAATATCACCTGACAATACAGTTGTTACTCTTGTAGAAAATACAAATAAAGCCACTATGAATGAAACAACATCATTTACTGTACCAATAAAAAAAGGTAATAATCGCATAAAAATAGTAGGTTGCGAAAAAGCAGATATTGATATTGAATTACATATAGAACAAGGTACATTTAAAGAAATAAATGAGAAAATAGATAGTTTGCCTAATTAG
- a CDS encoding DNA polymerase Y family protein, protein MNNFDKLIFHVDVNSAYLSWEATYRVQHGEKVDLREIPSVVGGDEESRQGIVLAKSIPAKKYKIATGESLFLARQKCPELVIAPPRYDLYMQCSNALNEILQQYTPQIQRFSVDESFLDFSNMQHLYPDYMKLAEEIKERIKKELGFTVNIGMSSNKLLAKVASDFEKPDNIHTLFPWEIKDKMWPLPVEDLFMVGGATLPKLNKLNIFTIGELANYDLEVLKSVLKSHGALIWNYANGIDNSEVRKSSHIEMKGIGNSTTIPFDVEDRETAHLVLLSLAEMVGARLRNSQNCCSVISINIRSSNFISYSHQKKLYCPTDCTKKIAEVSYRLFDEKWNGEPVRHIGIQVTQLCTNEFYQCSLFDNGNSEKERALDKTLDKIRSKYGSGALVRSSFLHSGIKSISGGIGEEDYPVMSSLL, encoded by the coding sequence ATGAATAATTTTGATAAATTGATATTTCATGTTGATGTTAACTCAGCTTACTTATCCTGGGAGGCTACCTATCGGGTGCAGCATGGGGAAAAAGTTGATTTAAGGGAAATTCCATCTGTGGTAGGTGGAGATGAAGAAAGTAGGCAGGGTATAGTTTTAGCAAAATCTATTCCTGCTAAAAAATATAAAATTGCAACTGGTGAATCTTTATTTTTAGCACGTCAAAAGTGTCCAGAATTAGTAATTGCACCACCAAGATACGATTTATATATGCAGTGTAGTAATGCTTTAAATGAAATTTTACAGCAGTATACTCCGCAAATACAGCGTTTTTCTGTAGATGAAAGTTTCTTGGATTTTAGCAATATGCAACATTTATATCCAGACTATATGAAGCTTGCAGAAGAAATAAAAGAAAGGATTAAAAAAGAATTAGGTTTTACTGTAAATATAGGAATGTCATCAAATAAGCTTCTTGCAAAAGTAGCTTCAGACTTTGAGAAGCCAGATAATATACATACACTGTTTCCTTGGGAGATAAAAGATAAAATGTGGCCGCTGCCTGTGGAAGATTTATTTATGGTAGGAGGAGCAACTTTACCTAAATTAAATAAGCTGAACATATTTACTATTGGAGAATTAGCAAATTATGATTTGGAAGTATTGAAATCTGTTCTTAAAAGCCATGGAGCATTAATTTGGAATTATGCTAATGGAATAGATAATTCTGAAGTAAGAAAAAGTAGCCATATTGAAATGAAAGGTATAGGTAATTCTACCACTATTCCTTTTGATGTTGAAGATAGAGAAACTGCACATTTAGTATTATTATCTCTTGCAGAGATGGTGGGTGCAAGATTAAGAAATTCTCAAAATTGTTGTAGTGTTATTTCTATAAATATAAGAAGTAGCAATTTTATTAGTTATTCTCACCAGAAAAAACTATATTGTCCAACAGACTGTACCAAAAAGATAGCAGAGGTTTCATATAGACTATTTGATGAAAAATGGAATGGAGAGCCTGTTAGGCATATAGGAATTCAGGTTACTCAGCTATGTACAAATGAATTTTACCAATGCTCACTTTTTGATAATGGAAATAGTGAGAAAGAAAGGGCTTTAGATAAAACATTAGATAAGATACGTTCAAAATATGGATCAGGGGCATTAGTTAGGTCTTCCTTCTTACATTCAGGTATAAAAAGCATTTCTGGTGGAATAGGAGAAGAAGATTACCCAGTAATGTCGAGTTTGCTATAG